A stretch of Rhizobium glycinendophyticum DNA encodes these proteins:
- a CDS encoding TRAP transporter substrate-binding protein, with protein sequence MNRRQFFKQAGVAGVGAAALAAPALAQENPKVTWRLASSFPKSLDIIFGAATDIAESVSKATDGQFEIQVYAAGEIVPPLQVADAVSDDTVEMGHTCCYYYIGKDPAFALGTAIPFGLNARMTNSWFTAGGGTNLLNEFLASYKLYALPAGNTGAQMGGWYRKEIKTIDDLKGLKMRIAGLAGEIMSKVGVTPQQIAGSDVYPALEKGTIDATEFVGPYDDLKLGFYKVAPYYYYPAWWEGGPTVHAFFNLEKFNALPENYKRILTDACAAANARMLARYDASNAKALRELVAGGAQLRAFSTDILDTCHKAAKDTYADLTAKNEWFKKLYDSQQAFKQDAYLWSQIAEYSFDTYQMIQQRQGTL encoded by the coding sequence ATGAACCGCCGTCAATTCTTCAAGCAGGCCGGCGTTGCCGGCGTAGGCGCCGCCGCACTGGCCGCCCCTGCCCTCGCCCAGGAAAACCCGAAGGTCACCTGGCGCCTCGCCTCCTCTTTCCCCAAGAGCCTCGACATCATCTTCGGTGCTGCGACCGATATCGCCGAGAGCGTGTCGAAGGCGACCGATGGCCAATTCGAGATCCAGGTCTATGCCGCTGGTGAAATCGTGCCGCCGCTGCAGGTTGCCGACGCGGTCTCAGACGACACCGTCGAAATGGGCCATACCTGCTGCTACTACTATATCGGCAAGGATCCGGCCTTCGCGCTCGGCACGGCCATCCCCTTCGGCCTCAATGCCCGCATGACCAATTCCTGGTTCACCGCCGGTGGCGGCACGAATCTGCTCAACGAATTCCTCGCTTCCTACAAACTCTACGCGCTGCCGGCCGGCAATACCGGCGCCCAGATGGGCGGCTGGTATCGCAAGGAAATCAAGACGATCGACGACCTCAAGGGTCTGAAGATGCGAATTGCCGGCCTTGCCGGCGAGATCATGTCGAAGGTCGGCGTCACGCCGCAGCAGATCGCCGGCTCGGACGTCTATCCGGCGCTGGAAAAGGGCACGATCGACGCCACCGAATTCGTCGGGCCCTATGACGACCTGAAGCTCGGCTTCTACAAGGTCGCGCCCTACTACTACTATCCCGCCTGGTGGGAAGGCGGCCCGACGGTCCATGCCTTCTTCAATCTGGAGAAGTTCAACGCGCTGCCGGAAAACTACAAGCGCATCCTGACGGACGCATGTGCTGCGGCGAACGCCCGTATGCTCGCCCGCTACGATGCGTCGAACGCCAAGGCGCTGCGCGAACTCGTCGCCGGCGGGGCGCAGCTGCGCGCCTTTTCCACCGATATCCTCGACACCTGCCACAAGGCTGCAAAGGATACCTATGCCGATCTGACGGCAAAGAACGAGTGGTTCAAGAAGCTCTATGACAGCCAGCAGGCTTTCAAGCAGGACGCCTATCTGTGGAGCCAAATCGCCGAATACAGCTTCGATACCTATCAGATGATCCAGCAGCGCCAGGGCACGCTCTGA
- a CDS encoding group III truncated hemoglobin, with protein sequence MTMELSGRAAHRAEITARAEAQMAAMGVDAAFIDRLVETFYGHIRRHPDLGPVFEGRLAGRWPEHMVKMKSFWSSIAFKTGAYGGKPVQAHHGVDGMAEGLFHQWLQLFSDTLVEVGATEEIHGWFMTSAERIAKSLVVSLFYNPAFDDPARKPAD encoded by the coding sequence ATGACCATGGAGCTTTCCGGCCGCGCCGCGCATCGCGCCGAAATCACTGCCCGCGCTGAAGCCCAGATGGCGGCCATGGGCGTGGACGCCGCCTTCATCGATCGTCTGGTGGAGACTTTCTATGGTCACATCCGCAGACATCCCGATCTCGGCCCGGTCTTTGAAGGCCGGCTTGCCGGCCGCTGGCCGGAGCATATGGTGAAGATGAAATCCTTCTGGTCGTCGATCGCCTTCAAGACCGGTGCCTATGGCGGCAAGCCGGTTCAGGCGCATCACGGGGTCGACGGCATGGCCGAGGGTCTGTTTCACCAGTGGCTGCAGCTCTTTTCCGACACCTTGGTCGAGGTCGGCGCCACGGAAGAGATCCACGGCTGGTTCATGACCAGCGCCGAGCGCATCGCCAAGAGCCTCGTCGTGTCGCTCTTCTACAACCCCGCCTTCGACGATCCGGCCCGCAAACCGGCGGACTGA
- the mbfA gene encoding iron exporter MbfA, whose translation MFGLSLSTGKRSFDSLSEQEILGLAISSEEDDARIYLAYADQLRATAPQSAKVFEDMAEVEHTHRNMLIEMHRERFGERIPLIRREHVRGFYDRKPDWLRKNLTLDQIRTEAELMEQGAYRFYMAAAQKTSDAGIRRLLGDLALAEQGHEEIAGMLGEKHVTEEAKTEEDEGARRQFILTYVQPGLAGLMDGSVSTLAPIFAAAFATGDTWSTFLIGLSASVGAGISMGFTEAAHDDGKLSGRGSPVKRGLASGIMTALGGLGHALPYLIPHFWTATITAAIVVFFELWAIAFIQNRYMETPFWRAAMQVVLGGSLVLAAGVLIGQG comes from the coding sequence ATGTTTGGTTTATCCCTTTCGACCGGCAAGCGCTCCTTCGACAGCCTCAGCGAACAGGAGATTCTCGGCCTGGCCATCTCCTCGGAAGAGGATGATGCCCGCATCTACCTCGCCTATGCCGACCAGCTGCGCGCGACCGCGCCGCAATCGGCGAAGGTTTTCGAAGACATGGCCGAGGTGGAGCACACCCACCGCAACATGCTGATCGAGATGCATCGTGAGCGTTTCGGCGAGCGCATCCCGCTGATCCGCCGCGAGCATGTGCGTGGCTTCTACGATCGCAAGCCCGACTGGCTGCGCAAGAATTTGACGCTGGACCAGATCCGTACCGAGGCGGAGTTGATGGAACAGGGCGCCTATCGCTTCTACATGGCGGCCGCGCAGAAGACCTCCGATGCCGGTATCCGCAGGCTTTTGGGCGATCTGGCGCTGGCCGAGCAGGGTCACGAGGAGATCGCCGGCATGCTCGGCGAAAAACACGTGACCGAGGAGGCGAAGACCGAAGAGGACGAAGGCGCCCGCCGCCAGTTCATCCTGACTTATGTCCAGCCGGGTCTGGCCGGCCTGATGGACGGCTCGGTCTCGACGCTCGCGCCGATCTTCGCCGCCGCCTTCGCAACCGGCGATACGTGGTCCACCTTCCTCATCGGCCTTTCGGCCTCGGTCGGTGCCGGCATTTCCATGGGTTTCACCGAAGCAGCCCATGACGACGGCAAGCTCTCTGGTCGTGGTTCGCCAGTCAAGCGCGGTCTGGCCTCGGGCATCATGACGGCGCTCGGCGGCCTCGGCCACGCCCTGCCTTATCTGATCCCGCATTTCTGGACGGCGACGATCACGGCGGCCATCGTCGTCTTCTTCGAGCTCTGGGCCATCGCCTTCATCCAGAACCGCTACATGGAGACGCCCTTCTGGCGCGCCGCCATGCAGGTGGTGCTGGGCGGCTCGCTGGTTCTGGCTGCGGGTGTGCTGATCGGTCAAGGCTAA
- a CDS encoding MFS transporter produces the protein MKFSPATIGLGVTMTIGYGTLYYSFSVLAPEIAGEFGWSRSFVFAVFSFGLLAGAVAAPIVGRLVDRLGARLVLCIGSVAAAVALALFALMQNVWHFALITLAAEFIALAVQYDAGFAALAQNHGREARAHITLVTLIAGFASTIYWPLLQWLLTVMTWRDIYFVLAAMNLLIALPIHLALPMTRIDAAGIVKPVTDAAVDGLPGERTRQMVLMAVAFAAGGFVISAIGATLLVLMRDLGYATGIATLAGSLIGPSQVAARLVEYVRRNLFSPPLTALIAAAVMALGIALLAGSLLIPATGFALAFALFYGAGQGLTSIVRGVLPLHYFGVQGYGRTMGILSAVRIVVSAIAPVSVIWLNDVAGPAAALASLALASLAAVLATLALTAGTTSKTAL, from the coding sequence ATGAAATTCTCACCCGCCACCATCGGTCTGGGCGTGACCATGACCATCGGTTACGGGACGCTCTATTATTCCTTCTCCGTGCTCGCGCCCGAGATTGCCGGTGAGTTCGGCTGGAGCCGCAGTTTCGTCTTCGCTGTCTTCTCCTTCGGCCTGCTTGCGGGTGCGGTCGCCGCACCGATCGTCGGCCGTCTGGTGGATCGCCTCGGTGCGCGCCTCGTTCTCTGTATCGGGTCGGTCGCAGCGGCTGTTGCGCTGGCGCTCTTTGCTCTTATGCAGAATGTCTGGCACTTCGCCCTGATCACGCTCGCGGCGGAATTCATCGCGCTCGCGGTTCAATACGACGCCGGATTTGCAGCACTCGCCCAGAACCATGGCCGGGAAGCACGCGCCCACATCACGCTGGTCACGCTCATCGCCGGCTTCGCCTCGACCATCTACTGGCCGCTCCTCCAATGGCTGCTGACGGTGATGACCTGGCGCGACATCTATTTCGTGCTGGCGGCGATGAACCTGCTGATTGCCCTGCCGATCCATCTGGCTCTGCCGATGACCCGCATCGATGCCGCCGGCATCGTAAAGCCGGTGACCGATGCCGCAGTCGATGGTCTTCCCGGCGAACGGACCCGGCAGATGGTGCTGATGGCGGTCGCCTTTGCAGCCGGTGGCTTCGTCATCTCCGCGATCGGGGCTACGCTTCTCGTGCTGATGCGCGATCTGGGCTATGCGACAGGCATCGCGACCCTGGCCGGCAGCCTGATCGGGCCGAGCCAGGTGGCAGCGCGCCTGGTCGAATATGTCAGGCGCAATCTCTTCTCGCCGCCGTTGACGGCGCTCATCGCGGCGGCCGTCATGGCGCTGGGCATTGCCCTTCTGGCGGGATCACTGCTGATCCCGGCCACCGGCTTCGCGCTTGCTTTTGCGCTTTTCTACGGCGCAGGCCAGGGGCTGACATCGATCGTGCGCGGCGTGCTGCCGCTACATTACTTCGGGGTCCAGGGATATGGCCGGACGATGGGGATCCTGTCGGCGGTGCGCATCGTGGTCTCCGCAATCGCCCCGGTCTCGGTGATCTGGTTGAACGACGTGGCAGGACCCGCGGCGGCCCTTGCAAGCCTGGCACTCGCATCGCTGGCGGCGGTCCTCGCGACGCTTGCCCTAACGGCTGGTACCACGTCGAAGACGGCGCTGTAG
- a CDS encoding transglutaminase-like cysteine peptidase: MTNGSRAIKALIIAAAVLAPAHAGYSAPSPSRSMVTGNVTSQPIGHYEFCKSLPQECAMRTRPTTPPKITDHGWGIIHDINASVNHAIVPMTDEQIYGREEVWAYPVDAGDCEDFVLLKRKKLMEAGFSVADLLITVVRKPDGEGHAVLTVRSQTGDFVLDNLNDDVKLWNETHYTFLKRQSSTDSGRWVTIENGTSDVLVGALQ; encoded by the coding sequence ATGACGAACGGTTCACGCGCCATCAAGGCGCTGATCATTGCTGCTGCGGTGCTTGCGCCCGCTCATGCGGGTTATTCGGCACCGTCGCCATCACGTTCGATGGTGACCGGCAACGTGACCTCCCAGCCGATCGGTCATTATGAATTCTGCAAGTCGCTTCCGCAGGAATGCGCCATGCGGACACGCCCCACCACGCCGCCGAAGATCACCGATCACGGCTGGGGCATTATCCATGACATCAATGCCTCGGTTAACCACGCCATCGTGCCGATGACCGACGAGCAGATCTATGGCCGCGAGGAAGTTTGGGCCTATCCTGTTGATGCGGGCGACTGCGAAGACTTCGTCCTGCTCAAGCGCAAGAAGCTGATGGAAGCCGGCTTTTCCGTCGCCGACCTCCTCATCACCGTCGTGCGCAAGCCTGATGGCGAGGGTCATGCCGTTTTGACCGTGCGCAGCCAGACGGGCGATTTCGTCCTCGACAACCTAAACGACGATGTCAAGCTTTGGAACGAAACCCACTACACGTTTCTCAAGCGGCAGTCCTCGACGGACAGCGGTCGTTGGGTCACCATCGAGAACGGCACCTCCGACGTTCTGGTCGGCGCGCTGCAGTAA
- a CDS encoding alpha/beta hydrolase: MNQPANILAEKTITVGSDASARSICIIERSAPPQTGPDKPVLVWLGGYRSDMSGTKAVEMDALAAEHGIGAIRFDYSGHGVSGGDFALGTISRWTEEALAVISASGARQVILIGSSMGGWIALRVIQEARRQGLNFTVAGLVLIAPAPDFTSELIEPSLTEAERRSLEERGFFEEPSEYSPEPNIFTRALIEDGRANRVLTGLIETGCPVHILQGMKDPDVPYSHALKLMEFLPLDDVVLTLVRDGDHRLSRPEDIARMKAAILSML, translated from the coding sequence ATGAACCAGCCCGCGAACATCCTGGCCGAAAAGACAATCACCGTCGGGTCTGACGCCTCGGCGCGATCGATCTGCATTATCGAGCGCTCTGCTCCGCCCCAGACGGGGCCTGATAAGCCGGTTCTGGTCTGGCTCGGTGGCTATCGCTCCGACATGTCGGGCACCAAGGCGGTCGAAATGGACGCGCTCGCTGCGGAACACGGGATCGGGGCAATCCGCTTCGACTATTCCGGCCACGGCGTCTCCGGCGGTGACTTCGCCCTCGGCACAATCTCGCGCTGGACGGAAGAAGCGCTCGCCGTGATATCCGCCTCCGGTGCCCGGCAGGTCATTCTGATCGGTTCCTCGATGGGCGGCTGGATTGCCCTGCGGGTCATTCAGGAGGCGCGCCGGCAGGGACTGAACTTTACGGTGGCGGGCCTGGTGCTGATTGCCCCCGCCCCCGACTTCACGTCCGAACTTATCGAACCCAGCCTCACCGAGGCCGAGCGGCGGTCGCTTGAGGAGCGCGGCTTCTTCGAGGAACCGTCCGAATACAGCCCGGAGCCGAACATCTTCACCCGTGCACTGATCGAGGATGGGCGGGCGAACCGCGTGCTGACCGGCCTGATCGAGACCGGCTGCCCTGTTCATATCCTTCAAGGCATGAAAGACCCTGACGTACCGTACAGCCATGCGCTGAAGCTGATGGAGTTCCTGCCGCTCGATGATGTGGTCCTGACGCTGGTGCGCGACGGCGATCATCGGCTGTCGCGTCCCGAGGACATCGCCCGGATGAAAGCGGCCATCCTGTCCATGCTCTGA
- the infC gene encoding translation initiation factor IF-3, whose translation MRRPFKTDAPVKDGPRSNREIRIPKVQLINEEGQNLGVVPTDQALRMAEEAGLDLVEISPNAEPPVCKILDLGKLKYANQKKAAEARKKQKIVEVKEIKMRPNIDTHDYEVKMKAMNRFFEEGDKVKVTLKFRGREMAHQELGMKLLLQVKEDTLTIAKVEAEPKLEGRQMMMVLAPK comes from the coding sequence ATTCGCAGACCGTTTAAGACCGATGCCCCCGTGAAGGACGGGCCGCGCTCCAACCGAGAAATTCGCATACCCAAGGTCCAGTTGATCAACGAAGAAGGCCAGAACCTCGGTGTCGTGCCGACGGATCAGGCGTTGCGTATGGCAGAAGAGGCCGGATTGGATCTGGTCGAGATTTCGCCGAATGCGGAGCCGCCGGTCTGCAAGATCCTCGATCTCGGCAAGCTGAAATACGCCAACCAGAAGAAGGCGGCGGAAGCGCGCAAGAAGCAGAAGATCGTCGAAGTCAAAGAAATCAAGATGCGCCCCAACATCGACACCCATGACTATGAGGTGAAGATGAAGGCGATGAACCGATTCTTCGAAGAAGGCGACAAGGTCAAGGTGACCCTGAAGTTCCGCGGCCGCGAAATGGCCCACCAGGAACTTGGCATGAAGCTTCTGCTTCAGGTCAAGGAAGACACGTTGACCATTGCCAAGGTCGAAGCCGAGCCGAAGCTCGAAGGCCGCCAGATGATGATGGTGCTCGCTCCGAAGTGA
- a CDS encoding PepSY domain-containing protein, giving the protein MDRRRFLLMLLSSTFVTALAPAPDAAAKSGSGGSGNGSSGNNGGGSGNGSSGSGGSGSGNGGNDNSGSGSGSSGGDDDSGDDDDNDGDDDGEDSAGDDSPGGLSSSPDHQRARDAVGRGRIRPLREILQQVEDTHQGRVIAVNLNLDARNPFYTLKVQSGAKVRTLKFDAATGRRLNLFGW; this is encoded by the coding sequence ATGGATCGCCGACGTTTTCTGCTCATGCTTCTCTCCTCCACCTTCGTGACGGCACTTGCGCCGGCGCCGGATGCTGCCGCGAAGAGCGGCAGCGGTGGGAGTGGCAACGGCAGCAGCGGCAACAATGGTGGAGGAAGCGGTAACGGCAGCAGCGGTAGCGGAGGAAGTGGCAGCGGCAACGGCGGCAACGACAACAGCGGTAGCGGTAGCGGCAGTTCCGGGGGCGATGACGATTCCGGTGACGATGATGATAACGACGGCGATGATGATGGCGAAGATAGTGCCGGGGATGACAGTCCCGGCGGTTTGAGTTCGAGCCCGGATCATCAGCGTGCTCGAGATGCGGTGGGTCGGGGGCGCATCCGGCCTTTGCGCGAAATCCTGCAGCAGGTTGAAGACACGCATCAGGGGCGCGTTATCGCCGTCAATCTCAATCTTGACGCGCGCAATCCGTTCTACACCTTGAAGGTTCAGAGCGGAGCAAAGGTTCGGACCCTAAAATTCGATGCCGCGACGGGTCGGCGCCTGAACCTGTTCGGATGGTGA
- a CDS encoding response regulator transcription factor: MRILLAEDDATIAEFTRSKLETEGFVVHHLATGPDVWAEGETGEYAAIVLDLGLPGMDGLSILKRWRVSGVETPVLILTARGSWMERVDGFEAGADDYLPKPFRSEELLARLKALLRRTGGRGKTTASAGGFVIDDAARRVTYENRPIELTPLEYRLLSMLIAEPKRVFDPLEIARQVQGRDDDAAKNAVEAMIARIRRKTNPLAIATRRGFGYTLTDDGA, translated from the coding sequence ATGCGAATCCTGCTGGCTGAAGACGACGCAACCATTGCCGAATTTACCCGCTCGAAGCTGGAGACAGAAGGCTTCGTCGTGCACCATCTGGCGACGGGACCGGACGTTTGGGCGGAAGGTGAAACCGGCGAATACGCCGCGATCGTACTCGATCTTGGTCTGCCGGGAATGGATGGCCTGTCGATTCTGAAGCGGTGGCGGGTATCCGGTGTCGAAACGCCGGTCTTGATCCTCACTGCGCGGGGTTCCTGGATGGAGCGGGTGGACGGTTTCGAGGCCGGTGCCGACGACTATCTGCCAAAACCGTTCCGCAGCGAAGAACTGCTGGCACGGTTGAAGGCGCTGCTTCGGCGCACCGGCGGTCGTGGGAAGACGACGGCGTCGGCCGGGGGTTTCGTGATCGACGATGCCGCCCGTCGCGTCACCTATGAAAACCGGCCGATCGAGCTGACGCCGCTCGAATATCGACTGCTGTCCATGCTGATCGCGGAGCCGAAACGGGTTTTCGATCCGCTGGAGATCGCGCGGCAGGTGCAGGGCCGCGACGACGATGCGGCTAAAAATGCCGTCGAAGCCATGATCGCTCGCATTCGTCGCAAGACCAACCCGCTCGCCATCGCGACCCGCCGCGGCTTCGGTTACACGCTGACGGACGACGGCGCATGA
- a CDS encoding sensor histidine kinase, with protein sequence MMQSLRLRLVIGAVLAIAFVLLLVGFGLSRVFSTYAAERYRSDMSAIMDQLAASIEIRNADAVVTDEPSDPRFGLPGSGLYWQVVPKDGKVIRSRSLWDVELSLAALHDGPYRFRETLGPDGAPILVDIRQIEVETGQGNRPFTLLAAFDRKVLDDAISQYHGSMTGMLIATAAVLLAAAFLQIGIGLAPLSRLQANLARVRAGSLDQFEGEGPTELKPLVLELNQLLKERETAVERARARASDLAHGLKTPLTVLLHVADGLPGPEKAMIRQQVDLIRQRSDRQLQSARLGVEQMTQTGLASLTGKLVSVLKPVTTARGIDWDVRLDDQLTADMDPADLAEALGNVLDNATRFARGVIRVSAAQDEAAVRLVVEDDGPGVEEAGLAEIAGRGVHLGDGEGSGLGLAISADVLAAYGGGLSFARSALGGLKVTLSMPTRTSRRTRSVKE encoded by the coding sequence ATGATGCAATCGCTGCGTCTGCGGCTCGTGATAGGCGCCGTGCTGGCGATTGCCTTTGTGCTGCTGCTGGTCGGCTTCGGCCTCAGCCGTGTCTTTTCCACCTATGCAGCCGAACGCTATCGCTCCGATATGTCGGCGATCATGGACCAGCTCGCGGCGAGCATCGAGATCCGCAACGCTGACGCTGTGGTGACCGATGAACCGAGTGATCCGCGTTTCGGCCTCCCGGGGAGCGGCCTGTACTGGCAGGTTGTCCCGAAGGACGGCAAGGTCATCCGCTCGCGCTCGCTTTGGGATGTGGAGCTGTCGCTGGCTGCCTTGCATGATGGCCCCTATCGTTTTCGCGAGACGCTGGGGCCGGACGGCGCGCCCATCCTCGTCGACATCAGACAGATCGAGGTGGAGACAGGGCAAGGCAATCGTCCCTTCACGCTTCTTGCGGCCTTTGACCGCAAGGTGCTGGACGATGCGATTTCGCAGTATCACGGCTCGATGACCGGCATGCTGATCGCTACCGCCGCCGTTCTTCTTGCTGCGGCTTTCCTCCAGATCGGCATCGGCCTTGCACCGCTGTCGCGTCTTCAGGCAAACCTTGCTCGGGTGCGGGCAGGTTCGCTCGACCAGTTCGAGGGCGAAGGCCCGACGGAACTGAAGCCTTTGGTGCTCGAACTCAATCAACTGCTGAAGGAGCGCGAAACGGCTGTCGAAAGGGCCAGAGCGCGAGCGAGCGACCTTGCCCATGGCTTGAAGACCCCGCTCACCGTTCTGCTGCATGTGGCGGATGGCCTGCCGGGGCCTGAAAAGGCCATGATCCGCCAGCAGGTCGACCTCATCCGCCAGCGTTCAGACCGGCAGCTGCAATCGGCGCGCCTCGGTGTCGAACAGATGACGCAGACGGGGCTGGCGTCGCTGACCGGCAAGCTGGTTTCGGTGCTGAAGCCGGTTACCACCGCCCGCGGGATCGATTGGGATGTGCGGCTGGATGATCAATTGACGGCCGACATGGACCCGGCGGATCTGGCCGAGGCACTTGGCAATGTTCTCGACAATGCGACCCGCTTTGCCCGAGGTGTGATCCGCGTATCGGCCGCGCAAGACGAGGCGGCTGTCCGGCTTGTTGTCGAAGACGACGGGCCGGGTGTCGAGGAGGCAGGGCTGGCCGAGATTGCCGGGCGCGGGGTGCATCTGGGGGACGGCGAAGGGTCCGGTCTCGGACTGGCAATCAGCGCCGACGTTCTTGCTGCCTATGGCGGAGGCCTTTCCTTTGCTCGATCTGCCCTCGGCGGATTGAAGGTGACGCTGAGCATGCCGACGCGCACCTCGCGCAGGACCCGCTCCGTAAAAGAATAA
- the rpmI gene encoding 50S ribosomal protein L35 — protein MPKMKTKSAAKKRFKITATGKVLAAAAGKRHGMIKRSNKFIRDARGTMVLAEPDGKKVIKNYLPNGL, from the coding sequence ATGCCCAAGATGAAGACGAAATCGGCTGCCAAGAAGCGGTTCAAGATCACCGCCACCGGCAAGGTCCTCGCAGCTGCCGCCGGCAAGCGCCACGGCATGATCAAGCGGTCCAACAAGTTCATTCGTGACGCCCGCGGCACGATGGTTCTGGCAGAACCGGATGGCAAGAAGGTCATCAAGAACTACCTGCCCAACGGTCTCTGA
- the rplT gene encoding 50S ribosomal protein L20, which produces MARVKRGVTSRAKHNKVFKAAKGFYGRRKNTIRAAKAAVDRSKAFAYRDRKVNKRNFRALWIQRINAAVREFGLTYGRFIDGLNKAGIEVDRKVLSDMAIHEPAAFAKLVDASKKALAYLKDAGTANEFESAVK; this is translated from the coding sequence ATGGCACGCGTAAAACGTGGCGTAACTTCCCGCGCCAAGCACAACAAGGTATTCAAGGCAGCCAAGGGCTTCTACGGCCGCCGCAAGAACACGATCCGCGCAGCCAAGGCTGCCGTCGATCGTTCGAAGGCATTCGCCTACCGCGACCGCAAGGTTAACAAGCGCAACTTCCGCGCTCTGTGGATCCAGCGTATCAACGCAGCCGTCCGCGAATTCGGCCTGACCTACGGCCGCTTCATCGACGGCCTGAACAAGGCTGGTATCGAAGTTGACCGCAAGGTTCTGTCCGACATGGCCATCCATGAGCCGGCCGCTTTCGCGAAGCTCGTAGACGCTTCGAAGAAGGCACTCGCCTACCTCAAGGACGCCGGCACGGCCAACGAGTTTGAAAGCGCGGTCAAGTAA
- a CDS encoding lipopolysaccharide kinase InaA family protein, producing MAYPDGPERTGGHDIDLGNDEIGELLRAIMQSDGRVQRLELEGRTVWIKRQGSKSLPPLVALQGLFAGLFRLPVLRPSPQLSPEAMQARELARIRAFADAGFPVPKIVYASATAMVMSDVGPTIDRRMKMLKRTDPASHDALLVKVADALGRVHAAGLSHGRPHVRDFFLEEDGVGFMDFEEDPASVMPLAVAQARDVLLYFLVVTALALSPDTTCPAALQAWLAHAPKAARVELVRLTALISRILPLARLIGRLHMGSDLRRFIMATEFLMRVPPIAVDGPGIAKAG from the coding sequence ATGGCATATCCGGATGGGCCGGAAAGGACAGGCGGGCACGACATCGACCTCGGGAATGACGAGATCGGCGAGCTTCTGCGCGCGATCATGCAGAGCGACGGCCGCGTGCAGCGGTTGGAACTGGAAGGCCGGACCGTCTGGATCAAGCGCCAGGGCAGCAAGTCCCTGCCGCCGCTGGTGGCCTTGCAGGGCCTTTTCGCCGGACTGTTTCGCCTTCCCGTCCTTCGGCCGTCCCCGCAGCTCTCGCCCGAGGCCATGCAGGCCCGCGAGCTCGCCCGTATCCGCGCCTTTGCCGACGCCGGATTCCCGGTTCCCAAGATTGTCTATGCCTCGGCGACCGCCATGGTGATGTCCGATGTCGGTCCGACGATCGATCGTCGCATGAAAATGCTGAAGCGTACCGATCCGGCATCACACGATGCTCTGCTGGTCAAGGTGGCCGATGCCCTGGGCCGGGTGCATGCCGCAGGGCTCAGCCACGGCCGGCCGCATGTGCGCGACTTCTTCCTGGAGGAAGACGGGGTGGGCTTCATGGACTTCGAAGAGGATCCGGCCTCGGTCATGCCGCTCGCCGTGGCGCAGGCGCGGGACGTTCTCCTCTACTTCCTGGTGGTGACCGCGCTGGCCCTCAGCCCGGACACCACCTGTCCCGCCGCCTTGCAGGCCTGGCTCGCGCATGCGCCGAAAGCGGCCCGCGTCGAATTGGTCCGGTTGACGGCCCTGATCAGCCGAATTTTGCCGCTCGCACGGTTGATTGGCCGCCTGCACATGGGTAGTGATCTGCGACGCTTTATCATGGCAACGGAATTTCTGATGAGGGTCCCCCCGATTGCGGTGGATGGCCCGGGTATCGCCAAGGCAGGATGA